The Vibrio tarriae genome includes a window with the following:
- the gltX gene encoding glutamate--tRNA ligase, translating into MTVKTRFAPSPTGYLHVGGARTALYSWLYAKSQGGEFVLRIEDTDLERSTQAAVDAIIEGMTWLGLEWDEGPYYQTKRFDRYNQVIDQLLAEGKAYKCYAPKELLDEIRAEQEANKEMPRYDANHPKIKAVNEAAKEGEPCCIRFRNPKEGSVVFDDQIRGRIEIRNDQLDDLIIRRTDGTPTYNFCVVVDDVDMGISHVIRGEDHINNTPRQINIYKAMGATIPTFAHCAMILGDDGAKLSKRHGAVSVMQYRDDGYLPEALLNYLVRLGWGHGDQEIFSRDEMIKLFSLGAISKSASAFNTDKLLWLNNHYIKTSEPEYVAKHLEWHFENQGINKATGPALAEVVKLVGERCNTLVELAQQSRYFYEDFAEFDADAAKKHLRGVAKEPLMLALSKIEALTEWNTEALHHVIAQVCEELEIGMGKIGMPLRVAVTGGGQSPSVDAVMNLIGQERVIARIKMALAYIETRETNA; encoded by the coding sequence ATGACGGTTAAAACTCGTTTTGCGCCTAGTCCAACTGGGTATCTGCACGTTGGTGGTGCGCGTACAGCACTCTATTCTTGGTTATATGCTAAAAGCCAAGGTGGTGAATTTGTTCTGCGTATTGAAGACACCGACCTAGAACGCTCTACTCAGGCGGCGGTGGATGCCATTATTGAAGGCATGACGTGGTTAGGCTTGGAATGGGATGAAGGCCCATACTACCAAACCAAACGTTTTGATCGTTACAACCAAGTGATTGATCAGTTGTTGGCAGAAGGCAAAGCCTACAAGTGCTATGCGCCGAAAGAGCTGCTGGATGAAATCCGTGCTGAGCAAGAAGCCAACAAAGAGATGCCGCGTTACGATGCGAATCATCCAAAAATCAAAGCGGTCAATGAAGCGGCAAAAGAAGGCGAGCCTTGCTGTATCCGTTTCCGTAACCCGAAAGAGGGCAGCGTCGTTTTTGATGACCAAATCCGTGGCCGCATTGAAATCCGTAACGACCAACTGGATGATCTGATCATCCGTCGTACTGATGGCACTCCAACCTATAACTTCTGTGTAGTCGTGGATGATGTCGATATGGGTATCAGCCATGTGATTCGTGGTGAAGACCACATCAACAACACGCCACGCCAGATCAACATTTACAAAGCCATGGGCGCGACCATCCCAACCTTTGCGCACTGTGCAATGATCTTGGGTGATGATGGTGCCAAGCTATCTAAGCGCCATGGCGCGGTTTCTGTAATGCAATACCGTGATGACGGCTACCTGCCAGAAGCGTTGCTGAACTACTTAGTGCGTTTAGGTTGGGGGCATGGCGACCAAGAAATCTTCTCTCGCGATGAGATGATCAAGCTGTTTAGCTTGGGGGCTATTTCCAAATCAGCGTCAGCGTTTAACACTGACAAACTGCTGTGGTTGAACAACCACTACATCAAGACTTCAGAGCCTGAGTATGTGGCGAAACACCTTGAGTGGCATTTCGAGAACCAAGGCATTAACAAAGCGACCGGTCCTGCTTTAGCAGAAGTGGTGAAGTTGGTGGGTGAGCGTTGCAATACCCTAGTTGAGCTTGCTCAGCAATCACGTTACTTCTACGAAGATTTTGCCGAGTTTGATGCTGATGCTGCGAAGAAACACCTGCGTGGTGTGGCAAAAGAGCCACTGATGTTAGCACTGAGCAAGATTGAAGCGCTGACAGAATGGAATACCGAAGCGCTGCATCACGTGATCGCACAAGTGTGTGAAGAGCTTGAGATCGGCATGGGTAAAATCGGTATGCCACTGCGTGTTGCAGTGACCGGCGGTGGTCAATCTCCTTCAGTGGATGCGGTGATGAACCTGATTGGTCAAGAGCGTGTGATTGCGCGTATCAAAATGGCATTGGCGTACATCGAAACTCGTGAAACGAATGCATAG
- a CDS encoding OmpA family protein: MKKLAAIISATLLFASSAAVAEVYVGGKVGKSWLDDACLSGQICNDDDEVVGAFLGYQANKWISLEAGYDYLGKFTADGLANEKVQAITLAPRLSIPLTEGIALYGKVGGAYVDYGSKDDYSYLGAAGLEFNTNHNVTMRLEYQNLTDINNDTLRASAETATLGIAYKFGGSEEPAPVVEQRPAEPAPVVAEKVAVTKTFTFQHLDSSTFATASAELKPATVQKLDKIVGYLNQYPQAKVEVVGHTDSTGSEAYNQKLSERRAQAVAKALEDQGIDASRISAKGLGESSPIASNATAEGREKNRRVELVIPEFQYQVTE, translated from the coding sequence ATGAAAAAGCTAGCGGCAATTATTTCAGCGACGTTACTTTTTGCTTCTTCTGCGGCAGTGGCAGAAGTGTATGTCGGAGGTAAGGTCGGTAAATCTTGGTTGGATGACGCGTGTCTGTCTGGCCAAATCTGTAACGATGATGATGAAGTCGTCGGTGCATTTTTAGGTTACCAAGCTAACAAGTGGATCTCTCTTGAAGCAGGATACGACTACTTAGGTAAGTTTACTGCAGATGGATTGGCGAATGAGAAGGTACAAGCGATCACGCTAGCACCAAGACTCAGCATTCCTCTCACTGAAGGTATTGCGCTGTATGGTAAAGTCGGTGGTGCTTATGTCGATTACGGCAGCAAGGACGATTACTCATACCTAGGTGCGGCAGGTCTAGAATTTAACACTAACCACAATGTCACTATGCGTCTGGAATACCAAAACCTGACGGACATTAATAACGACACCCTACGTGCGAGCGCAGAAACCGCTACACTCGGTATCGCTTATAAGTTCGGTGGTAGTGAAGAACCAGCACCAGTGGTAGAACAACGCCCAGCTGAGCCAGCGCCTGTTGTGGCAGAGAAAGTAGCGGTGACAAAAACGTTTACTTTCCAACATCTGGACAGCAGCACATTTGCTACTGCAAGTGCTGAGCTAAAACCAGCAACCGTTCAGAAGCTGGATAAAATTGTGGGCTACCTAAACCAATACCCACAAGCAAAAGTGGAAGTTGTTGGTCACACTGACTCAACTGGTTCTGAAGCTTACAACCAAAAACTGTCTGAGCGTCGTGCTCAAGCGGTAGCGAAAGCACTAGAGGATCAAGGTATTGATGCGTCTCGTATTTCAGCTAAAGGTCTAGGCGAAAGCAGCCCAATCGCTTCTAACGCGACAGCAGAAGGTCGTGAGAAGAACCGTCGTGTTGAGCTGGTGATCCCTGAATTCCAGTACCAAGTTACTGAATAA
- a CDS encoding Fe3+-citrate ABC transporter substrate-binding protein: protein MSKSNLETNTGHRFISKAKTAYKIHIHTPDDKVLHRSVGFVRLGEKKGLKKAIVLRNELGSAMWGKFWRRILKDPYLMTRLPHSLEPKIIHKPRPTLDNPTARDACYIAAWREYDEQGKCHFRSVVCSINKHGKLAAYTKTKKALLAAHKDCLDILVFMGRLNSIDLK from the coding sequence ATGTCGAAAAGTAACCTAGAGACTAATACCGGACACCGCTTTATATCCAAAGCGAAAACCGCGTATAAAATTCATATTCATACCCCTGACGATAAGGTTTTACATCGCTCAGTCGGGTTTGTACGGCTTGGTGAAAAGAAAGGATTGAAGAAAGCGATTGTGCTACGCAACGAATTAGGTTCCGCCATGTGGGGCAAATTTTGGCGCAGAATCCTAAAAGATCCTTACTTGATGACTCGCTTACCACACAGCTTAGAACCCAAAATCATCCATAAACCAAGGCCGACCTTAGATAACCCCACAGCAAGAGACGCTTGTTATATTGCGGCTTGGCGAGAATACGATGAACAAGGTAAATGCCACTTCCGCAGCGTGGTCTGTTCCATCAATAAACACGGAAAACTGGCCGCCTACACGAAAACCAAAAAAGCCCTATTAGCCGCACATAAAGATTGCTTAGATATTTTGGTGTTTATGGGACGCTTAAACAGTATCGACCTGAAATAA
- a CDS encoding siderophore-interacting protein, whose amino-acid sequence MSNEVERVYPRLLDFVRKKYVSKNLLRVTLTGEDLIGFPEDQNGSHIKVFFPNQASGILQLPIRESDKVIWPEHKPVPRAYTVRQYRAESNELDIDFVVHGEGTPGGGWALKSQTGSQLGLIGPGGPDPLIEPADWHIMAGDLSAVPAISAILEKMPSQAKGYVFLEVDDIEDKHDISHPEQMVIKWLVRDPNQAQPALAMAIKQLPVPQGAQSLSAFVAGENESVIACRKILRNEYRIARDKIYAIPYWKRGKNEEAYHEERHVVMDEEF is encoded by the coding sequence ATGAGTAACGAAGTCGAGCGCGTTTATCCGAGATTACTGGATTTTGTGCGTAAAAAGTATGTATCAAAAAACCTACTTCGAGTGACCCTTACCGGTGAGGATTTAATTGGATTCCCCGAAGATCAAAATGGGTCGCACATTAAGGTTTTTTTCCCCAATCAGGCGAGTGGCATACTCCAGTTACCGATTCGTGAGAGTGATAAAGTCATTTGGCCAGAGCATAAACCCGTTCCTCGAGCCTATACCGTCAGGCAATACCGAGCGGAAAGCAATGAACTTGATATCGATTTTGTTGTGCACGGTGAAGGAACGCCGGGGGGAGGATGGGCTCTAAAATCTCAAACTGGCTCACAGCTTGGTTTGATAGGTCCCGGTGGGCCTGACCCTCTTATCGAGCCTGCGGATTGGCATATTATGGCTGGCGATCTATCAGCAGTGCCTGCGATCAGTGCCATTTTAGAAAAAATGCCTAGTCAGGCCAAAGGCTATGTCTTTCTTGAAGTGGATGATATCGAAGATAAGCATGATATCTCCCATCCAGAACAGATGGTGATCAAGTGGTTAGTGCGCGATCCTAATCAGGCGCAACCCGCTTTGGCGATGGCGATCAAACAACTGCCAGTACCGCAAGGCGCACAGTCGCTTTCTGCTTTTGTGGCAGGGGAAAATGAGAGCGTCATTGCGTGTCGTAAAATTTTGCGAAATGAATATCGAATCGCAAGAGATAAGATTTACGCCATTCCTTATTGGAAGCGCGGTAAAAATGAAGAGGCGTACCACGAAGAGCGCCATGTGGTGATGGATGAAGAGTTTTAA
- a CDS encoding flagellar assembly protein FlgT translates to MKKNILSIISALWMILQLPSAHAAWYEVTGSAAIVSSEEVARLHALEDALYKAVNFAGADIGSISNLMPLLESERGEYLFANHEVRYILIEERKAINNVMYVRTRIDIYPSATACHLEQYKKTMLIGNIDLVSPQQAVMGQIYQVGDDFAQVINRRLEQESRSFVSVGTTQYDIDPKAPERIKMIAQDAGAQYIMGGMITDLTATIEQKTLQDDIINRQFAMEISVFDGKTGNEVMTRTYREVARWPFPKTSQIDTRSARFWASTYGEMMLRVSRNIMLDLESEISCKITLPQIVAKFGTTATMDLGRIHGVKQGDKLSLWHTGAFIDQQGLPRNKVTQSEITLTVSRVYEHEAELTVDQPELAYSIQIGDVMHKQM, encoded by the coding sequence ATGAAAAAAAATATTTTATCTATAATTTCAGCACTTTGGATGATACTTCAACTTCCATCGGCTCACGCTGCTTGGTATGAAGTGACAGGATCTGCCGCTATTGTTTCTTCCGAAGAGGTCGCTCGCTTACACGCCTTAGAAGATGCGTTATATAAAGCGGTAAATTTTGCCGGGGCAGATATTGGCAGCATCAGCAATTTGATGCCGCTGTTGGAATCAGAACGTGGAGAATACCTATTTGCTAACCATGAAGTACGCTACATCCTAATTGAAGAACGCAAAGCGATTAACAATGTGATGTACGTGCGCACCCGCATTGATATTTACCCATCGGCAACGGCTTGCCACCTTGAGCAGTACAAAAAAACTATGTTGATCGGCAATATTGATCTGGTCTCGCCTCAGCAAGCAGTGATGGGACAGATCTATCAGGTCGGTGATGATTTTGCGCAGGTGATTAATCGTCGCTTAGAGCAAGAATCTCGCAGCTTTGTCTCGGTCGGCACAACACAATACGATATTGACCCTAAAGCACCGGAGCGGATCAAGATGATCGCGCAAGATGCTGGAGCCCAGTACATCATGGGCGGCATGATCACTGATTTAACCGCCACCATAGAGCAAAAAACGCTGCAAGATGACATCATCAATCGCCAGTTTGCGATGGAAATCAGTGTATTTGATGGCAAAACAGGCAATGAAGTGATGACACGCACTTACCGTGAAGTTGCACGCTGGCCGTTTCCTAAAACCAGCCAAATTGATACGCGTAGTGCACGTTTCTGGGCATCGACTTATGGTGAAATGATGCTGCGTGTGAGCCGCAACATTATGCTCGACCTTGAATCGGAAATTTCTTGCAAGATCACGTTACCGCAAATTGTGGCGAAATTTGGAACCACTGCCACCATGGATCTCGGTCGTATTCACGGTGTTAAACAAGGTGACAAGCTTAGCCTTTGGCACACCGGTGCCTTTATCGACCAACAAGGGTTGCCGCGTAACAAAGTCACCCAAAGTGAGATTACGCTTACCGTGTCTCGTGTATACGAACACGAAGCGGAATTAACCGTGGATCAACCTGAGCTCGCCTACAGTATTCAAATCGGCGATGTGATGCACAAGCAGATGTAG
- a CDS encoding FlgO family outer membrane protein produces MKKWLSLVPVVLLTSCAYAPIYNGKEPYNGSQFMLMESPRHTLDFFVESMTEDLMLSNTSITARTPIAVTSFVDLQNMDSTNWLGNSVSEGFIHQFQRRGFKVVDFKTTGSIQVTQQGDFAFSRDWKDLSQQQEVQYVLTGTMLRQEGGVIVNARVVGMQSRVVVATAQGFLPADRIGRDLDTLNSIRTQDGVLIRSDPTMTQPYTVILRP; encoded by the coding sequence ATGAAAAAATGGCTTTCCTTAGTACCCGTGGTTTTACTGACTTCGTGTGCATACGCCCCGATTTATAACGGTAAAGAGCCATACAATGGTTCACAGTTTATGTTGATGGAGAGTCCTCGTCACACATTGGATTTCTTTGTTGAGAGCATGACGGAAGATTTGATGCTATCGAATACCAGCATCACAGCTCGTACGCCGATCGCGGTAACCTCGTTTGTCGATCTGCAAAATATGGATAGCACTAACTGGTTGGGAAATTCGGTTTCTGAAGGATTTATTCACCAGTTTCAGCGTCGTGGATTCAAAGTGGTGGATTTTAAAACCACAGGCTCAATCCAAGTGACGCAACAAGGAGATTTTGCCTTTAGTCGTGATTGGAAAGATCTCTCGCAGCAGCAGGAAGTCCAATATGTGTTGACTGGCACTATGCTGCGCCAAGAGGGTGGGGTGATTGTGAATGCTCGTGTGGTAGGTATGCAATCACGGGTTGTGGTCGCAACAGCGCAAGGTTTCTTGCCAGCCGATCGTATCGGTAGAGATCTAGACACACTAAACAGTATTCGTACCCAGGATGGCGTGCTGATCCGTTCAGATCCAACGATGACTCAGCCGTACACCGTGATTTTACGTCCATAG
- the flgP gene encoding flagellar assembly lipoprotein FlgP has product MMKSSLLLLVAALVMTGCQPLQSMRPDDWLTAVGYANISEQRGRDEAEKQVRAMRASKIDAYRELAEQVYGMRISGRAELQDQRLGTELTAGAVDGVIRGAEVVRSYKVGDSYVTELRLDIRKMDKMRDYGEVQQVPEKRQMTLF; this is encoded by the coding sequence ATGATGAAATCTAGCTTACTACTCCTAGTGGCAGCCTTAGTGATGACGGGATGCCAACCCTTGCAAAGCATGCGTCCCGATGATTGGTTAACGGCGGTTGGCTATGCCAATATCAGCGAGCAGAGAGGGCGTGATGAGGCTGAGAAGCAAGTGCGTGCGATGCGTGCTTCTAAAATTGATGCTTACCGCGAGCTTGCTGAGCAGGTGTATGGTATGCGCATCAGTGGTCGTGCTGAGTTGCAAGATCAACGTCTTGGTACAGAACTGACGGCAGGTGCGGTCGATGGTGTGATTCGCGGTGCTGAAGTGGTACGCAGTTATAAGGTTGGTGATAGCTATGTCACTGAACTGAGACTTGATATTCGCAAGATGGACAAGATGCGTGATTACGGAGAAGTACAACAAGTCCCCGAAAAACGTCAAATGACTCTATTCTAG
- a CDS encoding flagella synthesis protein FlgN: protein MAALKNLVEFQLKNAQELVTVLEAEKVAITSRISVDIESIAKQKLTLVNQLQQTDQRIAKHPHVASLTEDAYLNELVSKIRSIIMDCQQANQINGDALARAQLSFNKLNNLMQQSHGKIGMTYSATGKTHTISTLGTNIKA, encoded by the coding sequence ATGGCAGCATTAAAAAACTTGGTTGAGTTTCAACTGAAAAATGCGCAAGAACTCGTGACCGTACTCGAAGCGGAGAAAGTTGCGATCACCAGCCGAATCTCTGTGGATATCGAATCCATTGCAAAACAGAAACTCACCTTAGTCAATCAATTACAGCAAACTGACCAACGCATTGCGAAACATCCACATGTCGCGAGCCTGACTGAAGATGCTTATCTCAATGAGTTGGTGAGTAAAATCCGCAGTATCATCATGGACTGTCAGCAAGCCAACCAGATTAATGGCGATGCTTTAGCCCGCGCGCAATTGAGCTTTAATAAACTCAATAACCTGATGCAACAAAGCCATGGCAAGATTGGTATGACTTACAGTGCGACCGGGAAAACCCATACTATTTCAACCTTGGGTACCAATATCAAAGCATGA
- the flgM gene encoding flagellar biosynthesis anti-sigma factor FlgM translates to MAGIDNIRAGQSLNTTSRTNVRSSDASNSSTQSGAVSRSSASGQDAVSLSSQSKAIGEMHSEMASRPSFDSAKVAAIKEAIANGSYVVDPEKLADNMIKFEKELGGF, encoded by the coding sequence ATGGCAGGTATTGATAATATACGCGCAGGACAGTCGTTAAACACGACCAGCCGCACCAATGTGCGTTCTTCTGATGCCAGCAACTCCTCCACTCAATCCGGGGCGGTATCACGCTCATCGGCAAGTGGTCAGGATGCGGTATCGCTGAGCTCACAAAGTAAAGCCATCGGCGAAATGCATAGTGAAATGGCTTCAAGACCCAGTTTTGACAGCGCAAAAGTCGCCGCAATCAAAGAAGCGATTGCTAACGGCTCTTACGTGGTTGACCCTGAAAAACTGGCCGATAACATGATCAAATTCGAAAAAGAACTGGGCGGCTTCTAA
- the flgA gene encoding flagellar basal body P-ring formation chaperone FlgA, which produces MKKPEKRKMHPKIDLHSHFITKCRAFCEIFYSFIGFLLFFFSLATNAATPEQLSMIKEAAENHVLSTVDMPAGGELVVNAANIDDRLFATDCPEPLTTNSSSSNGSAANITVLVECKPDNWRVYVPVRLTITIPLITAATPLSRGQMISAQDVTLSMVDLLRFRRQGFSTPENVIGAKIKKNIRVGDVIEQKDVCIVCRNESVVIVAGKSGMSITTKGTAMSDGVLGEQIKVKNDKSNRIIDAQVSGVGEVTVAF; this is translated from the coding sequence ATGAAGAAACCAGAGAAACGAAAAATGCATCCGAAGATCGATCTCCATTCGCATTTCATAACTAAGTGTAGAGCTTTCTGTGAAATATTTTATAGCTTTATCGGCTTTTTATTATTTTTCTTTAGTCTAGCGACCAATGCAGCCACGCCGGAACAGCTTTCAATGATAAAAGAAGCTGCCGAAAATCATGTGCTGAGCACGGTAGATATGCCAGCTGGCGGTGAGTTGGTGGTCAATGCAGCCAATATAGACGATCGTTTATTCGCGACCGATTGTCCGGAACCTCTCACAACCAATTCATCATCTAGCAATGGGTCTGCGGCCAACATCACCGTATTGGTGGAGTGCAAACCGGATAACTGGCGTGTTTATGTGCCGGTTCGTCTGACGATCACTATCCCACTCATCACAGCGGCAACCCCATTAAGTCGGGGACAAATGATTTCCGCACAAGATGTTACGTTAAGTATGGTAGACCTGCTGCGTTTCCGGCGGCAAGGTTTTTCCACTCCTGAAAACGTGATTGGTGCAAAAATCAAAAAAAATATTCGAGTGGGTGATGTGATTGAACAGAAGGATGTCTGTATCGTATGTAGGAATGAAAGCGTTGTCATTGTGGCAGGAAAATCTGGTATGTCGATCACAACCAAAGGGACGGCGATGTCCGATGGTGTTCTAGGAGAGCAGATAAAAGTGAAAAATGACAAATCTAACCGTATAATTGATGCGCAAGTCAGTGGTGTCGGTGAGGTCACCGTCGCGTTTTGA
- a CDS encoding chemotaxis protein CheV, producing the protein MTGILDSVNQRTQLVGQNRLELLTFRLNGRQRYGINVFKVKEVLQCPKLTAMPNLHRLVKGVAHIRGQTVSVIDLSLAIGGRPTVDVDKSFVVIAEFNRTIQAFLVSSVERIINMRWEAILPPPDGSGKANYLTAVTNIDNELVEIIDVEKILAEIAPVNEAMTKDIGQEIAEVEQEKEIVRRILIADDSSVARKQVQRAIESIGFEVISTKDGKDAYEKLMEMIKDGPIQNQISLVISDIEMPEMDGYTLTAEIRRHNELKDLYVILHSSLSGVFNQAMVERVGANAFIAKFNPDELGNAVKAALVK; encoded by the coding sequence ATGACGGGTATTCTTGATTCTGTGAATCAGCGTACGCAACTCGTCGGTCAAAACCGATTAGAACTATTAACTTTCCGTCTTAACGGCCGTCAGCGATACGGTATTAACGTTTTCAAAGTTAAAGAAGTCCTGCAATGTCCTAAATTGACCGCTATGCCTAACTTGCATCGTTTAGTTAAAGGGGTGGCACATATTCGTGGGCAAACAGTGTCTGTGATCGATCTAAGTCTTGCGATCGGTGGCCGCCCAACGGTGGATGTGGATAAAAGTTTCGTTGTGATTGCTGAATTTAACCGTACTATCCAAGCGTTTTTGGTGAGTTCGGTTGAACGTATCATCAACATGCGTTGGGAGGCGATCCTGCCGCCACCTGATGGTTCTGGTAAAGCGAACTATCTGACAGCTGTGACTAATATTGATAATGAACTGGTTGAAATTATCGACGTTGAGAAAATTTTGGCTGAGATTGCGCCAGTCAACGAAGCGATGACCAAAGATATCGGTCAAGAAATTGCCGAAGTTGAACAAGAAAAAGAGATTGTTCGCCGTATTTTGATTGCGGATGACTCCAGCGTGGCACGTAAACAAGTGCAACGCGCCATTGAATCCATCGGTTTCGAAGTCATTTCCACCAAAGATGGTAAAGATGCTTATGAAAAACTAATGGAGATGATTAAAGATGGCCCAATCCAAAATCAGATTTCATTAGTGATTTCCGATATTGAAATGCCCGAGATGGATGGTTATACCTTGACTGCGGAAATCCGCCGTCATAACGAGCTCAAAGATCTTTATGTTATTTTGCACTCTTCATTGAGTGGCGTGTTCAACCAAGCCATGGTTGAGAGAGTTGGGGCAAATGCGTTTATTGCAAAATTTAACCCTGATGAGCTTGGTAATGCGGTGAAAGCTGCGCTAGTTAAATAA
- a CDS encoding protein-glutamate O-methyltransferase, which produces MTAITISDQEYRDFCRFLESQCGIVLGDSKQYLVRSRLSPLVTKFKLSSLSDLLRDVVTGRNRDLRVAAVDAMTTNETLWFRDSYPFTVLADKLLPEMAANKRPIKIWSAASSSGQEPYSMAMTILEVQQKRPGLLPSVSITATDISASMLDMCRAGIYDNLALGRGLSPERRRVFFEDAGDGRMKIKDNVKRLVNFRPQNLMESYSLLGKFDIIFCRNVLIYFSPDMKSKVLNQMAASLNPGGYLLLGASESLTGLTDKFEMVRCNPGIIYKLK; this is translated from the coding sequence ATGACTGCTATTACGATTAGCGACCAAGAGTATCGCGACTTTTGCCGATTTCTGGAATCTCAGTGCGGAATTGTACTGGGTGACAGCAAGCAGTATTTGGTGCGAAGCCGTCTAAGTCCACTCGTCACCAAATTCAAGTTAAGTTCGTTGTCTGACTTGTTGCGGGATGTCGTGACTGGGCGAAATCGCGATCTGCGCGTAGCAGCGGTTGACGCTATGACAACCAACGAAACCTTATGGTTTCGAGATTCCTATCCATTTACGGTTTTAGCTGACAAATTATTGCCTGAAATGGCGGCGAATAAGCGACCGATAAAAATTTGGTCAGCGGCCAGTTCATCAGGCCAAGAGCCGTATTCCATGGCGATGACAATTTTAGAGGTTCAGCAAAAACGTCCGGGATTGTTGCCGAGCGTGTCAATCACTGCTACCGATATTTCGGCCAGTATGTTAGACATGTGCCGAGCTGGGATTTATGACAACTTGGCTCTAGGCCGTGGTTTGTCTCCTGAGCGTCGTCGAGTATTTTTCGAAGATGCGGGCGATGGCCGAATGAAAATCAAAGATAACGTAAAGCGTTTGGTGAACTTCCGTCCACAAAACTTGATGGAAAGTTATTCCTTGTTGGGTAAGTTTGACATCATTTTTTGCCGTAACGTGCTGATCTATTTTTCACCAGATATGAAATCTAAGGTACTCAACCAGATGGCGGCAAGCCTGAATCCTGGCGGTTATTTGCTGTTGGGGGCATCCGAATCTCTGACTGGGCTCACCGACAAGTTTGAAATGGTGCGTTGTAATCCTGGCATCATCTATAAACTCAAATAA
- the flgB gene encoding flagellar basal body rod protein FlgB, which translates to MAISFDRALGIHQHTVGVRERNSEVIATNIAQANTPGFKAKGMDFQKALQAASSGTSISLSRTDGRHIPASSMATGEILYRTPTQPDTGDGNTVDVDFERNMFMQNQIRHQASLDFLGGKFKNLTKAIKGE; encoded by the coding sequence ATGGCTATTTCTTTTGACAGAGCCCTAGGCATTCACCAGCACACGGTGGGCGTACGTGAGCGCAACTCTGAGGTGATTGCCACCAATATTGCGCAAGCCAATACGCCGGGATTTAAGGCAAAAGGAATGGACTTCCAGAAGGCATTGCAAGCGGCAAGTTCGGGGACAAGCATTAGCCTTAGTCGTACCGATGGTCGGCATATTCCTGCCTCTTCGATGGCTACTGGGGAAATTCTTTACCGCACACCGACACAACCAGATACGGGTGATGGCAACACGGTGGATGTCGATTTTGAGCGTAATATGTTTATGCAAAACCAAATCCGTCATCAAGCTTCTTTGGATTTCCTTGGTGGTAAATTTAAGAACTTAACCAAAGCGATTAAAGGGGAGTAG
- the flgC gene encoding flagellar basal body rod protein FlgC produces MSLFSVFNVTGSAMSAESVRLNTTSSNLANADSISSSAKDTYKARHAVFGAELSKARFNRDPNVPVKVLGIVESDKPLVAEFNPEHPLANDEGYIYKPNVNVMEEMANMISASRSYQTNVQVADASKQMLLRTLQMGQ; encoded by the coding sequence ATGAGCTTATTCAGCGTATTTAATGTCACAGGTTCTGCGATGAGCGCCGAGTCGGTTCGTCTCAATACCACCTCAAGTAACCTGGCCAATGCCGATAGTATTAGTAGTTCAGCGAAAGATACTTACAAAGCTCGTCATGCTGTGTTTGGCGCAGAGTTGAGTAAAGCGCGTTTTAACCGCGATCCGAATGTGCCGGTGAAGGTACTGGGAATTGTGGAAAGTGATAAACCGCTGGTCGCTGAATTTAATCCAGAACATCCACTTGCCAATGATGAAGGCTATATCTATAAGCCAAACGTCAATGTGATGGAGGAGATGGCGAATATGATTTCTGCTTCTCGTTCTTATCAAACCAACGTGCAAGTGGCGGATGCCAGTAAACAGATGCTGTTGCGTACGCTGCAGATGGGTCAATAA